A window of Maioricimonas rarisocia genomic DNA:
CGGCAGTGGTCACGGAGGCGGGGGCATCGGCGGCAGCGCACGATGCGGCGGTTGAGAGAGGTCCAGTCAGTCAAGGTCGGGGCAGGTGTCTCGGGGAGTGAATGGGAAGCGGTAATACCGGTCGGCGGAAGGGCCGCGGCGTCCAATTGCATGTCTGCCAGCCCTGCAATAGTCTGGACGATTTCCGCCTCCGAGGACACCGAGAATGGCCCCCATCGACGATCAGCCGTTTCTGCAGCTTCATCCGGACGATGATATCGTCATCGCCCGCCGTTCTGCGCCCGCAGGGACGGCGTGGATCGCTGCCGACGGTCAGTGGCAGGTCGTCAGCCGCGAATCGATCGATCTGGGGCACAAGATGGCGATCCGCCCCGTCGAAGTCGGGCAGCCGGTCCGCAAGTACGGCCAGTTGATCGGGTACGCCTCGACCGCGATTGAACCGGGCGAGTGGGTGCACCTGCACAACCTCGGCATGGGGGAACTGAAGCACAACTACGAGTTCTCGACCGAGGTTCCCGCCCCGCCGGAGCCGATCACCGGCCGCACCTTTATGGGGTATCGCAGACCCGATGGTCGTGCGGCGACGCGAAACTACATTGGCATCGTCAGCACGGTGAACTGCTCGGCGACCTCGTCAGCTCGGATCGCCCGCCACTTCGACGAGTCGATTCTCTCGGACTACCCCAACGTCGACGGCGTGGTGGCGCTGACGCACAAAGGGGGCTGCGCAATGGAGTTCGATGGTGCCGACCACCGTCAACTTGCCCGCACCCTCGCCGGCTTCGCGAAACACCCGAACATCGCTGCCTACCTGGTCGTCGGGCTGGGCTGTGAAACCTCGCAGGCTTCGTACCTGGCCAACTCGCAGGAACTGGTCCAGATCGCCATTCCCGGACAGGAGCCGGACCATCTGCCGTTGACGATGAACATTCAGGACGTGGGCGGCGTGGCGAAGACGGTCGAGCGGGGAATCGAGGTTCTCAAGGAGATGCTTCCGGAAGTGAATCGTGCCGAGCGGGAGCCGATCCCGGTCTCGGAACTGATCCTCGCGACCGAGTGCGGTGGAAGCGACGGCAACAGCGGCGTGACGGCGAACCCGGCTCTGGGAATCGCCAGTGACCTGCTGGTTGCCCATGGGGGAACGGTGATCCTCTCCGAAGTGCCGGAGATCTACGGTGGCGAGCATCTGCTGACGCGCCGGGCCCGGACTCCCGAGATCGGGCAGAAACTGCTGGAACGGATTCGCTGGTGGGAGAAGTACGCGAAGAAGTTCGACGCGACGATCGACAACAACCCGTCGGTCGGGAACAAGCGTGGCGGGCTCACCACCATCTACGAGAAGTCGCTCGGGGCCATCGCCAAGGCGGGAAGTACGGCACTGCAGGACGTCTACGAGTATGCCGAGCCGGTGACGTCCAAAGGCTTCGTCGTTATGGATACGCCTGGCTACGACCCGCCGTCGGTGACCGGAATGGTGGCCGGGGGGGCGAACGTTGTCGTCTTTACGACCGGTCGCGGAAGCTGCTTCGGCTGCAAGCCGGTCCCCACGATCAAGGTCGCGACCAACACGCCGATGTACGAACGGATGCGGGACGACATGGACCTCAATGCCGGCCGTATCCTCGATGGAGCCAGCCTGAGCGAGGTCGGCCAGGAGATCTTCGAGAAGATCGTGGCAGTGGCCAGTGGTGAGCCGACGCTCAGCGAGGCACAGGGAATCGGCGACGAAGAATTCTGCCCGTGGTCGCCGGGACCAATCTTCTGACGGCGGCCCGCCGGGCAGCTCGCCCGTCAATCCACGCTCGTCCTCCTCAGCCGCAAGTTCTTTCTTGCTGACAGTTTGTGTCGGCGATGGTGTGCCGTGTCGAAGGCCGGAGCAGTCGACGTGGCCGGCAGATCTGGAGCGAACCGAAAATTCGCTATCCACCGGACAATCGGTACAGATTGCCAGGTTGCCCGACCGATACTAACCGCAGGACCGTGCACCTGCGCCCGTGATCGTCCAGAGATCGGTGTGCAGCCGGCCCAGTCCCCCGACCACGCGGCGCGACCCTCTGCCTGGGGCAATGTTTCCCGGCAGGACGGTTGCGGTGTCCAGAGCCGCGCGGGGACGAAGCCGCTTTTGGCGGCATAACGTGGATTCCCGGTCGGCCCGGATCGTGCGATGAGGGACCGTCGCCAGCCCGAGCCTGCTCGGCACCATTAGTCAAGGACGTACTGATGCGGATTCACCCCCGGTTGACGGCACTGACCAGCCTGCTGCTGATCCTTGGCGTGGGAGTTTCGGTGCAGGCCCAGACCCCTGCCAGCCCGTCGTCGATGGGTACGGTCGCTGCACCGCCCCCCGGCGTCGTCCCTCCCCCCGGCGGACCGGGAGCGGCGATGTTTCAGCCGCAGTTTGCCACACAGAATCCTGCGGTGCTCTACCCTCCGGGGACGCCACCGCAGATGCAGCCCTGGCCGGCGATTTCACCGTACGGCCCGATGGACAACTTCAATGCGGCGCAGGAGTCCCACTTCAACCGCGACGGGCTGTGGTTTCATGAGGTGCTCACCCGCAAGCGGGAATACTTCGGCTCGATCGAAGGCATGATCATGCAGTACGCGAACCCGGGCGGAGACGTCATCGGTTCGCCCTTCATGCCGATCGACGCGAACAGCCGCAACGTCTGGGCGATTCCGGTCCCGACCTATGGGATCGGTGCTCCTCCGGAAGTGCCCAACATTTCGCCGTCGATTCCCGGCGGGTTTGCGGTCAGTGCCGACCGTGTCTTCCCCTTCCCGTTTTCGGTCCCGCCCAACTTTGCCGCGTTCACCGACTTTGCCCGCTATCCGATCCACAACCTGAGCGTCTTCGGTGACGTCGACTCGCACGGTTTGCGGACGCGATGGGGATGGTTCAACGAAGACGGCACCGGCCTGATGGCGACCGCCTGGTGGGGATCTGAAGGAACCGACATCTTCTCCCGCGGTTATGACGAGATCAACGGCGTTCCCGTCACACAGGAACTGACCCTGCTGCTCGGCGGACAGAACCTGTTCACCAAAAACGGGGCGATCCCGCTCGATAACGGCGAGTTCCTGTTCGTCGATCAGGGACCGGGGAGTACCGCCAAGTACGATGTGCTCTACCGGATCGAGAACTCGACGCGGGCGGCCGGCGGTGACCTCAACCTGTACGCCCAGCCGCTCGTTCGCAAAAAGACTCTCAAGGTCACACCGTTCTTCGGTGCCCACTACATGTACCTTGCCGAAGCCTTCCGCTTCAAAGGTGTGGACAGCGGATTCATCTACGACGTGGATGATGGCGACGGCGACGGCACGTTCCGTCCGGATACGGCCCTGGTGTTCGCACACGATCAGTACACGGCACGGCTCGACTCGTTCACCGAGAGCCACCTGGTCGGCCCGCAGGTCGGTCTGCGATTCGACGTCGGCGGCGGTGACCACTTCAAGATCTGGGGACAGAGCACCTTCGCCGTCCTGGGCAACTTCGAGAAGCTGCAGGTTCGCGGCGAGAACATCGGTGATCCGCTGTTCGACCTCGCGGCCGGCATCGCCGACCCGCCACGGATGCTCGATCCCGACAACGACACTCGGTTCAATGACACCGAGCATCACGGCCATGTTTCGCCGCTGTTCCGGCAGTCGATTTTCGCGGAAGCCGCTGTCTTCGAAGTCATTCCCGGGCTGAACAAGATGGCCTTCTTCGAGGACGCCATGTTCCGGCTCGGTTACACGATCACGGTGATTGGCGAAGTGGCCAGGCCCGGCGAGTCGATCGAGTGGAAAGGCTACCCGCTCTTCCCCAGTGTCGACGTCGACCGCAGCACCTTCTGGATGCAGGACGTCAGCTTCGCCATCGACTGGCGGTACTGATGCGAAGACCGGCGGGCCTGCCGAGGGTCGCCTGAACTACCGGCGGGCGGCACGAAGCTTCGCACCGATCAGCCGAACCAGACTGTCATCAGGATCGAGGCCGCGACCTTCTTCAAGGGCGGCCTCGGCCCGTGCGCGGTCTCCCGAAAGCAGACGCACCCAAGCCAGCTTCGCCCAGTCCTGGGCCGTGGCATCGCCGCCGGATACAAGTGTCTCGAATGCGGCACCGGCCCGCTCCAGTGATGCTGCCGCAGCGGATGCAGACGACTCGCGACTCTGCAGGGCGATCGCCAGTTGGGCCGAAGCATAATTGCGGAGGTCCGTCGACGTTGCGGCCTTCACGTCAATCAGCGGCTGGAGGATCGTGACCGAGGCGTGGAGATTCCCGAGCTGCAGCTCGACGAAGCCAAGGTTGCCAATTGACGGCGCGTGTTTCGGGTCGTTTTCAACAGCCTTCCGAAAGTGATCCCGTGCCCGCTGGAGTCCCTCCGTCGACGTGTCCTGAGCCACCACGCAGACACCGAGCTGGTAATGCATCAGAGCATTGTCGGGCTGAACGCGCAGTGCCTGCCCGAACTGCTGCTGTGCTTCGTCAATGCGCCCCAGCTGGTACAGAGCGTGTCCCCAGTTCGCGTGCAGAATCAGCGGTGAGCAGTAGCTGAGTGAGCCGGGCTGCTGGCGGGCCCGATCAGCCAGTGCCGAGTGTCGCACCGCGGCTTCCGCCTCTCCCTCTTCCAGCCACGCAGCTGCCAGTGCGGTCTGGCCCTCCGCGTAGAGCGGATCCTGCTCGACCGCATGCGCAAACAGCGTCAGGTCATCTTTCCAGTAGCGGTTTTCGAGGACCGTCGCCGTCGCCAGCCCTCCCGCTGCCAGCACCCAGACTCCCGCCACCAGCCGGGGCATCCAGAGACGATTTCGAGCGATCCATCTCCAGCTGAGCCAGACGGCAAGCAGCAGAAGTCCCCACGAGGCCGGGTACAGGTAGCGCTCGGCTCTCCAGTGTCGCAGGGGGACCAGGCCGGATGCGGGCAGCATCCAGATCAGGTACCACGCCAGGGCCAGAGCCGGGGCGCGGCGCTTCCAGATCCACCAGCCGCACAGCAGCACGATCAGCGGGATTGCCAGTGCCAGTAACCAGGCGGCTGCCGGCGCACTCCCGTCGACGAGCATCCAGCGGTCGCTCAGCATCGGAGGAAACGGCCAGAAGACCCGCAGGACAAAGTGCCACCAGAGTGCCGAGAGCGTCAGGAGATTCGTGGCGAGGGAGTCGGATGGCCATGCGGCATTGAGCCCTGTCAGCCCGATGCTGGCGCGAAACAGCCACAGCCCCCCTGCTCCGCACCAGAGCACCGCCAGCCAGACAAGACCTTCCCGGAAGAACGGCAGCCGGTCGGAGCCCCTCCCGGCCACAACGACTGTCGTGGCGATCGCCGGGACCACGAGTGCCAGTTCCTTGCAGCCGGCAGCGAGCAGCCAGAACGTCAGCGACGCGGCAACACCGCTGCAACGCACGCCCGGCCGGCGACTCTGCAGTCCGTACAGACCCGCCAGGAGGGACCAGACCCCGAACAGCGAGCAGAGGAGATCCTTGCGTCCACTGATCCAGGTGACCGACTGTGTGCCAAGTGGATGGACGGCAAACAGGAGTGTTGCGAGACCAGCGATCGGAACTGCGTCGCGGGTTTGAGGAAGAAGCCGCAGGCCCAGCAGGAAGAGGCTGACGCAGCAGAGTCCGTGCAGCAGGACGTTCTCGAGGTGATACCAGAACGGATTGTTTCCGAACAAAGCCCAGTCAGCAGTGATGCTGAGGGCGTACACGGGCCGCCAGTATCCGCTTCCGGCTCGCACGCCGCCGTGGTTGCGAAACTGATACTCATCGAGAGAGGTGACCCAGACACTGCGGGCATCCTCTTTCGAGAGGATGCGGTAGCCACCCTCAACGATCTCGGTCCGGTCGAGCCAGACGAAGCCGTTGCCCACCGAATTGGCATACGCGATCACGACAGCCAGAACGAGGAGGATCAAAAAAAAGACGGGACTGCCGAGAGTCCCGTCTGTGCTGGGTTTTAACTGCATCCCGACTGTCATTCGACCGTGTCAGACAGCGTTCTGTTTTTCGTTCTGATCTTTCCGCTGCCGGCGGCGACGCCATGCCCCGGCCGACATCAGGCCGACGCCCAGCAAAGCGAATGACGAGGGTTCGGGGACGACCGTGCTCGACGTGACGGTATCCGCATGAAGAAGAAGCTGGTAGTCACCCGTAGCACCGCCTTCTCCGACGACTTCGACGAACCAGTTTCCCGTGGCTGTGATCGGAACATTGAACAGTGCGGGATCGAACCCATCGCCGAAGCCTCCTGCTCCGAAGGTATTACCGGAGTATGCCGAAACTGTATTCGATGCGACGAGAGTGCCGGTCGGATCGTAGATTCGCAGTTCGGTATTGCCATTGGCGAAACCGGGCGGGAAGACGCCGCTGAAGTCGTTGTTGACGTCGGCTGTCAGCGTCGTACCGGACGTCAGGTCCAGGCGGAAGATGTCGGAGTCGCCACTCGTTGTGATCTCGCCCAGAATGTTGATCGCCGAACGGGTCACGACCGCAAGCGGGTCGAGTGTCAGTGCGGACGCGGCCGTCGCAGCCGCAATGGTGCTGGCGAAATCGGCGGTCTCGGACAGGGTCGTCGGGAGAGAGGCATTAAAGCCGGAGGCAAACGACAGCTTCACCTTCTCATGCGTATTGAACGTGCGAGTCGTCTCCCGGCCGGTTTCGCTGAGGCCCGTGCTCCCGGTGGCCATAATGAAGGCATTCTGGGCTCCGCCGGTGGCGATCGTCCCACCCGTGTAGGTCAGATCTCCGTAAGCGTCGTGATGTCGCAGACCGAGGTTGTGGCCGAGTTCATGAGCCGCGGTCCCGGACAGTGCCGCCGACAGCTCGTCAATCTGCGTGGCCCTGGCGTCGCCCGCTTCGATAATGAAGTCGAAGTTTGCCGAGAAGACCCGAGACAGGTCGTCCAGCACCATGTTGCCGAAATCGATTCCGTCGGCTACGCCGAGTCCGCCCGGGGCAGTCGTACCGCCAAACCAGATGTCCGTCACCCCACCCGGGTCCGTTTCGGTGAACGTCGCGTCGAAGTCCGAATAGATGGTCTCGAGATCCGACTTGATGTTGGCCTTGATGGTGTCGATTTCCGCCCCCGAGAACGCGGCGATACCGGCTGAAGCCGCCAGCTCACTCAGGCGAGTATCAAAGCCGGAGTAGTCCAGGAAGATCGGGGCGGAAAAGGCCGTCTCCGAAGCTGTCAGCGAAATCGCCATCGTGGCGACGAGCATTAGAACCAGTCGTGGCATGCTATCGGGCTTTCGTTCAGAGTAGGCATAGACGAATGGTGACGATTCTGATGGCCCGAGTGAGGATCGGTGTACTGCGCAAAGTGGGGCGAGACAACAGGAAAACCTGAAGAAACTGATGTTTCATGCAGATTTCTTGTCGCGTGTTTCAAAACGCCACGCACTTTTACTTGGAATTCAGACGTGTTCTGTGGTCGTTGAAGTGACGTAACGTTAAGACACATAAGGGTGTCGAGCTCGGGAGGGGCTCCGCCGGTGGACGTTCCCCCGAATTCTCAAGGAGTCGCGCGAGCGGGCCACTCCAGGTGTCGGTGCAGAAAGTCGAATGTCCCCTCGCCATTGATCGTATGGGGACCGACAAACCACTCGATCTCGGTCTTCTCGCCGATGCCGAGCAGATTGTAATGCCGGCGGACTTTCGCGAACTCCCAGCCGACCCACTCGTCGGGGGCGACGCCATCGTGGTGGCCCCGCTCGACCATGAACGGCCGCGGTGCCATCAGGCTGGACAGCTCGGCATAATTGGCCAGGTGCCCCATGTTCCACTCGGACATCTCGTACTCCTTCGTATAGACGTACGAGTAGCGGTCCTCCGAGGAGACGATCTTGAGAATCCATTCGTCGAAGTCGGCCGAGCAGATCGAGAGGCAGTAGCCGGGATCGCCGCCAGCGCTGTCAGCGGGAGGCAGCAGCGGCGGAACGCGGACGGCCGTCTTGCCGCCGTAGGACAGGCCGTAGAATCCGATCCGGTCCCGATCGACGTACGGCAGTGAGGCCAGCCAGCGGAGCGTCTGGCGATGCTGCTCGATGATGTAGCTGAACAGCGACCGCTTCATGGGATTGCTCTTCCGCTGGATGACGCGGAAGTCGTGCTCGCCACGGTACGGGTTCTGAGGCGAATAGACGATGAATCCCTGCTGCACCAGACGCGTCGCGAATCCCTTGTAGGCACGAAACGCCCGCGATGACTCATCGGTCGTGATCGTGTCCATCGGGGTGCCTTCGAGCCCGTGCTGGCAGACCACGACCGGTCGCCGCTCCCCCTGCTCGAGATCCCGCGGAAGCAGCAGAATCCCCCCCGCAAACACGCCCCGGTCCAGCCCGCCCCCTTCCTGCGGGTAAACGTCCAGCGTCACTTCGTAGCCGATGTGCGTCGGTTCGTCGACGACCTTGCGGCTGCGGGGATTGGGGGCCGCTTCGAACGGTGGGAGACGACCGATCAGTTCGTCATGGACCAGTTCACGGTAGCGGACCGCACTCTGCTGCCACGCCTCGACGCTCGAACGGTCCGCCTGGTTCCAGAGCTTCGCCCGGACCTTGTCGCTCCGCTGCATCAGCTGCTGGGTGAGGGTATCCAGCTCCCGGACCATCCGTCGCTGCCGCTCCTCAGGAAACGCAAAGGCGAGCGACCACTCGACGTTGTGCGCGGTTCGCGTCGTCGACTCCGCCTCAACCGGAGCGGGCGACCGAAGTGCAATGCTCTCTGCGCCGGCTGGCAGCAGATCCAGAAAGGATGCGATTGCCGACCGGCTCCCGTGTGGCCCCTGCCCTGTTTCTCCCGAGATGACCAGCTGCAGCCGGTCCGCCTGATCGATCGCCGAGAAGTGGGACTCCGCACGTTCGAACTCGTGTCGGACGGCCGCCGGCTCGGGGGTGACGATCCGGCCGGGGGCCGCGAATGCATGGCGTCCCTGCCGGCCTGGTGGAGGACCGTCCACCTCGGGGGCGGCAGACGCTTCGACCAGCAGTCCCCGTGGCGCGATCAGACTGGCGATCTCCGCATCGCCGAATGCCGTCAGCTGACTCCAGATGTTGCGGTAGATCGGTTCCTGCCAGACATTTTCCCGCTCGTTGAAATAGCCGCTGACGGCTGTAACGTCGATCCGCTGATCGAGCGCCCCGGCATGTAATGCAAGCAGCCCCCCTTCCCCGACGCCCCACACGCCGATCGGGATGTTGTGCTCCCCACGCAGCTGCGTGAATCCGTCGACGGCCGCGAGGATCTTCTGCACCTCGTAGCCGATGATGTGCCGGCCCATCTCGAACGCCATCCGATAGATGTACTCGCGATGGGGCATGTTCGTGTAGCGGATGTCCGGGTGCCCCGAGAGTTCGTCATCGCGGCTGATCAGCGCCGGTACCAGCACCAGGCAGCCGCTGTTGCACAAGCTGACCGGTAGCGGGTTGCGGTCGCTCTCTTCGTTAAGCCCGCAGAACTCTTCAGGCGTCCACTCGGCATCCGGAACGGCAATGATCATGCCGCGCAGCGGAACTGACGCGGGAGGCACCAGCAGCA
This region includes:
- a CDS encoding alpha/beta hydrolase, whose protein sequence is MKPLSSVPVLLALVCSVNAAPPLDFTADRLPDTAPLTIEEPLDVLMVRGINRFAERAIDASRDQRAARWQRDTTNVDAYIESIAENREQFRTIIGAVDERVPDVLVGWPSLTLAPVAPTGREETAKAFAVRWRVFEGVHGEGLLLVPPASVPLRGMIIAVPDAEWTPEEFCGLNEESDRNPLPVSLCNSGCLVLVPALISRDDELSGHPDIRYTNMPHREYIYRMAFEMGRHIIGYEVQKILAAVDGFTQLRGEHNIPIGVWGVGEGGLLALHAGALDQRIDVTAVSGYFNERENVWQEPIYRNIWSQLTAFGDAEIASLIAPRGLLVEASAAPEVDGPPPGRQGRHAFAAPGRIVTPEPAAVRHEFERAESHFSAIDQADRLQLVISGETGQGPHGSRSAIASFLDLLPAGAESIALRSPAPVEAESTTRTAHNVEWSLAFAFPEERQRRMVRELDTLTQQLMQRSDKVRAKLWNQADRSSVEAWQQSAVRYRELVHDELIGRLPPFEAAPNPRSRKVVDEPTHIGYEVTLDVYPQEGGGLDRGVFAGGILLLPRDLEQGERRPVVVCQHGLEGTPMDTITTDESSRAFRAYKGFATRLVQQGFIVYSPQNPYRGEHDFRVIQRKSNPMKRSLFSYIIEQHRQTLRWLASLPYVDRDRIGFYGLSYGGKTAVRVPPLLPPADSAGGDPGYCLSICSADFDEWILKIVSSEDRYSYVYTKEYEMSEWNMGHLANYAELSSLMAPRPFMVERGHHDGVAPDEWVGWEFAKVRRHYNLLGIGEKTEIEWFVGPHTINGEGTFDFLHRHLEWPARATP
- a CDS encoding PEP-CTERM sorting domain-containing protein, producing the protein MPRLVLMLVATMAISLTASETAFSAPIFLDYSGFDTRLSELAASAGIAAFSGAEIDTIKANIKSDLETIYSDFDATFTETDPGGVTDIWFGGTTAPGGLGVADGIDFGNMVLDDLSRVFSANFDFIIEAGDARATQIDELSAALSGTAAHELGHNLGLRHHDAYGDLTYTGGTIATGGAQNAFIMATGSTGLSETGRETTRTFNTHEKVKLSFASGFNASLPTTLSETADFASTIAAATAASALTLDPLAVVTRSAINILGEITTSGDSDIFRLDLTSGTTLTADVNNDFSGVFPPGFANGNTELRIYDPTGTLVASNTVSAYSGNTFGAGGFGDGFDPALFNVPITATGNWFVEVVGEGGATGDYQLLLHADTVTSSTVVPEPSSFALLGVGLMSAGAWRRRRQRKDQNEKQNAV
- a CDS encoding tetratricopeptide repeat protein; translated protein: MQLKPSTDGTLGSPVFFLILLVLAVVIAYANSVGNGFVWLDRTEIVEGGYRILSKEDARSVWVTSLDEYQFRNHGGVRAGSGYWRPVYALSITADWALFGNNPFWYHLENVLLHGLCCVSLFLLGLRLLPQTRDAVPIAGLATLLFAVHPLGTQSVTWISGRKDLLCSLFGVWSLLAGLYGLQSRRPGVRCSGVAASLTFWLLAAGCKELALVVPAIATTVVVAGRGSDRLPFFREGLVWLAVLWCGAGGLWLFRASIGLTGLNAAWPSDSLATNLLTLSALWWHFVLRVFWPFPPMLSDRWMLVDGSAPAAAWLLALAIPLIVLLCGWWIWKRRAPALALAWYLIWMLPASGLVPLRHWRAERYLYPASWGLLLLAVWLSWRWIARNRLWMPRLVAGVWVLAAGGLATATVLENRYWKDDLTLFAHAVEQDPLYAEGQTALAAAWLEEGEAEAAVRHSALADRARQQPGSLSYCSPLILHANWGHALYQLGRIDEAQQQFGQALRVQPDNALMHYQLGVCVVAQDTSTEGLQRARDHFRKAVENDPKHAPSIGNLGFVELQLGNLHASVTILQPLIDVKAATSTDLRNYASAQLAIALQSRESSASAAAASLERAGAAFETLVSGGDATAQDWAKLAWVRLLSGDRARAEAALEEGRGLDPDDSLVRLIGAKLRAARR
- a CDS encoding UxaA family hydrolase, with the protein product MAPIDDQPFLQLHPDDDIVIARRSAPAGTAWIAADGQWQVVSRESIDLGHKMAIRPVEVGQPVRKYGQLIGYASTAIEPGEWVHLHNLGMGELKHNYEFSTEVPAPPEPITGRTFMGYRRPDGRAATRNYIGIVSTVNCSATSSARIARHFDESILSDYPNVDGVVALTHKGGCAMEFDGADHRQLARTLAGFAKHPNIAAYLVVGLGCETSQASYLANSQELVQIAIPGQEPDHLPLTMNIQDVGGVAKTVERGIEVLKEMLPEVNRAEREPIPVSELILATECGGSDGNSGVTANPALGIASDLLVAHGGTVILSEVPEIYGGEHLLTRRARTPEIGQKLLERIRWWEKYAKKFDATIDNNPSVGNKRGGLTTIYEKSLGAIAKAGSTALQDVYEYAEPVTSKGFVVMDTPGYDPPSVTGMVAGGANVVVFTTGRGSCFGCKPVPTIKVATNTPMYERMRDDMDLNAGRILDGASLSEVGQEIFEKIVAVASGEPTLSEAQGIGDEEFCPWSPGPIF